In a genomic window of Quercus lobata isolate SW786 chromosome 4, ValleyOak3.0 Primary Assembly, whole genome shotgun sequence:
- the LOC115987006 gene encoding uncharacterized protein LOC115987006 yields MGITKVVYYMDPLMSKELLPDKSSAFDFNYSQSQSSIWSPLVPRLHSAIDLDFEYFGFVTPKRQSLGSKSKINKVTSNIKKKLKVAANLVKSKAKHNNNNNIKTKASEFYPSPLKPTTKACWTKALKAGSKNFKKTRKDPTAHVKLYTYLMSENI; encoded by the exons ATGGGCATTACTAAAGTGGTGTACTACATGGATCCATTGATGTCAAAAGAGCTTCTTCCTGACAAGTCTTCTGCTTTCGACTTCAACTACTCTCAGTCTCAGAGTTCAATCTGGTCCCCTTTGGTCCCTCGGCTTCACAGTGCCATAGATTTGGATTTTGAATACTTTGGTTTCGTGACACCAAAGAGACAATCACTTGGCAGCAAAAGCAAGATCAACAAAGTCACTTCTAACATCAAGAAGAAACTCAAAGTTGCTGCCAATCTTGTGAAGTCCAAGGccaaacacaacaacaacaacaacatcaaaacCAAGGCTTCTGAGTTCTACCCATCTCCTCTCAAACCCACCACAAAG GCTTGTTGGACTAAGGCACTGAAAGCTGGCtctaaaaatttcaagaaaacgAGGAAAGATCCCACGGCCCATGTGAAGCTCTATACCTATTTGATGAGCGAAAATATTTGA